The Novibacillus thermophilus genome segment TGCCCTTTTGACGTTACCGGTTACTGCCTTTGCGGCTGAAAGAGTGGTCGGCCACAGTTTTGCTCCTGGTCCAACTGTGAGTACTGAATAATTGGCGTTCCAGTGAAACGTCACTTTCCTAAACCGTTTGCCTGCTCGGCGAACGGTTTTTTTATACTAAATAGTGTTTGTGCCTTTCAGTGTCGGACAGTTTCTCTTTGTACAGGTCCAACAGCCGCAAATAGTCCCGGTAGACGAGCTGTTCAAAAAACATGAGGCGCCGTTCCATTTCCTCTAAACGCTTTTGCATGCGGATCAAATCGCTTTTGACATAAGACATCAAAGGTTTCTCCCCTTACATAGTAAAAAATGCCAGAGCTTAATTGCATTGTATGGCGTTGAGGGTCAATTTGCTTGTATTAACGGCCATTGATCAAAAAATGGTTCTCCGTGCAATTTAAAAAAAGACTTGCCAGGCAGCGTCAACAGGGCTTATAATGTCCACAGTGCAAAAACAACTGTCCCTTTCAGGAGGACGGAAAATGCCGGATGAAACATTTTTTTTAGTGCGTTCAGACATTTTGCCCGAGACGATGATGAAAGTAGTAGAAGCGAAGGAACTGCTCGAGACGAGACAAGTGGAGACGGTCGGTGAAGCCGTGAAACGCGTTGGGTTGAGCCGGAGCGCTTTCTACAAGTACAAGGACGGTATCCACCCTTTTAATGCCATGACGAAAGAAAAAATTGTAACAGTGTCCATGAATTTGGAACACCGGTCGGGGGTGTTGTCGAAAGTGCTCAGCTATGTGGCGCGCGTCGGCGGAAATGTGCTGACCATCAACCAGACGATTCCGTTGCAAGGACTAGCCAATGTGGCCATGTCAGTGGATACCGTGCAGATGGAACAGGGAATGACGCAGTTTCTAGAAGGGTTGCAGGAAGTGGACGGTGTAAGAAAGGCATTTGTCGTCGGAAGAAGTGAAACGTTGTAACGCGATAGGAGTGAGAGAGATGGACAAACAAACTGTTAAAGTTGGCTTAATGGGCCTTGGGACAGTGGGAACGGGTGTCGTGCGCCTGATTGAAGGCCACCAGGAAGATTTGAGGAAACAGACTGGCTGCAACATTGTCATCGAGAAAATACTCGTTCAGGACAAGGGGAAAGAACGCAACGTGTCTGTACCCCCTGAAAAGCTGACGGACAATCCGCGCGACATACTGCACCACAAGGACATCGACGTTGTCATCGAAGTCATAGGGGGGATTGAAGCAGCGCGGACGTATGTGACAGAGGCGCTTTTAAACGAGAAACACGTGGTGACGGCCAATAAGGATTTAATGGCGCTGCACGGGGTTGAGCTGTTGCACGTGGCGGAAGAACAAGGTTGTGATTTGTTATACGAGGCGAGTGTCGCCGGCGGCATTCCCATCATTCGCACACTTGTGGAAGGGTTCGCCTCGGATCGGATTACGAAAGTCGTCGGGATTGTGAACGGAACGACGAATTACATTTTAAGCAAAATGAGTCAGGAAGGCGCTACGTTTGCAGCGGTATTGAAAGAAGCCCAGCAACTCGGATATGCTGAAGCAGATCCGACAGCCGACGTCGCAGGCCTGGATGCTGCGCGCAAAATGGCGATTTTGGGGACGCTCGCCTTCCGCATGAACGTGTCGCTGGAAGATGTGGACGTTGCAGGCATATCAAGTGTGACACCGGAGGATATCGAGTACGCCAAACAGCTCGGTTACGAAATGAAGCTCGTCGGGATTGCAGAAGACGATGACGGCACGATTGACATCAGTGTGCAGCCGACGATGATCCCGCAAGAGCATCCGTTGGCTTCTGTGAACGGCGTCTTTAATGCCGTGTATGTATACGGGGAGGCCGTGGGAGAAACGATGTTTTACGGACCGGGTGCGGGGGAACTGCCGACTGCGACTGCTGTCGTGTCTGACCTCGTCAACGTCGTCAAAAACATGCGGTTAGGAGTAAACGGTCGGGGAACGGTAGCCCCGTACCGCGAGAAACGGGTAAAAACGGCGGAACAGCGCTATGCCAAATATTTTTTGCGCCTCCATGTTGCGGATCGCGCCGGAGTGTTGGCTAAAATTACACAGTTGTTTGCTGCCCATGACATCAGTTTGGAAAAAGTTCTGCAAGTGCCACACAACGGAGGACACGAAGCGGAGATCGTGATCGTGACACACAGTGCCAGTAAAGACGGATTTGAGCGCGTAGTAGAACAGATGCAGCAACTGGATGTCGTTCACGATGTTAAAAGCAGTTACAGAGTAGAAGGAAGTGATTAATGTGTGGCAAGGTTTGCTGAGGCATTACCGCTCTTATTTACCGCTGACAGATGACACACCGCTCATCACATTGCTGGAGGGAAATACGCCGCTCATTTACGCGGAGCGCCTGTCCGACATGTTGGAGGCAGAAGTGTACTTTAAATTCGAAGGGTTGAATCCGACAGGTTCCTTTAAAGACCGTGGCATGGTCATGGCAGTAGCGAAGGCAATGGAAGAAGGCAGCCGTACGATTATGTGTGCGTCCACGGGGAACACGTCGGCTTCCGCTGCAGCTTATGCAGCCCGTGCAGGCCTCCGCTGTATCGTATTGATTCCGAACAAAAAGATTGCGGTCGGCAAACTGGCGCAGGCCGTCATTTACGGGGCAGAGGTGATTGCCATCGACGGAAATTTTGATCAAGCGCTGAAGTTTGTGCGCGAGATCACGTCATCTTATCCCATCACCCTTGTCAATTCGGTCAATCCCTATCGAATTGAGGGACAGAAGACAGCGGCGTTTGAGGTGTGTGACGCTTTAGGAGAAGCTCCGGACATTTTGGCGATTCCTGTCGGCAATGCGGGAAATATTGCGGCCTACTGGAAAGGGTTTAAAGAGTACCGGGAACGGGGAAAGACGGACACGTTGCCGAAAATGTGGGGGTTTGAAGCGGAGGGAGCAGCCGCTATTACCAAAGGACAGGTTATCGAACATCCGGAAACGGTGGCGACTGCGATTCGCATCGGCAATCCAGCGAGCTGGGAGAAAGCAGCGGCGGCTGCGACGGAATCCGCGGGTTTCATCGGCATGGTGTCCGATGAGGACATATTGGAGGCGTACCGGTTCATGGCGGCTGAGGAAGGAGTATTCGCAGAACCGGCTTCTGCCGCATCGGTGGCTGGCGTGCTCAAGCAACACAGGGAAGGCAAATTGCAACCGGGAGATCGCGTCGTTTGCGTGATAACGGGAAACGGTCTGAAAGATCCAGATACGGCCATTGACGCCGTGAGTGTGACACCGAAGGTCGTTTCGGGGAATTTGTCTGAAGTGCTGCAAGCAATTGGTGTGGAAAGAGGGGACGTCGATGCGTGAACGAGTTGAAGTCGTCGCGCCAGCCAGTACGGCGAATTTAGGCCCCGGTTTTGATTCGATCGGGATGGCGTTGAACCTGTTTACGACTGTGCGCGTCGAACTGGCAGAAGAAACGCGTCTATTTTTCCACAGTGACTCGCTGGCCGGTTTGCCGACTGGCGATGATAATTTACTGTTGCAAGTGATGCAAAAATGTTTCGCCGAGCAGGGAAAAGAGCTGCCGCCCCTCCACGTGCACGTGTGGAGCGACATACCGTTGACGCGCGGACTGGGGAGTAGTGCCGCAGCGTTGGCTGCCGGCTTGGTGGCGTCGAATGCGCTTTTGGGCGAAGTGTACAGCTCGGAGGATTTAGTGCAGTTAGGGACTGCGTGGGAAGGTCACCCGGACAATATCGGCGCCAGCCTGTTAGGAGGGGTGGTCATTGGGTCGTGGGACGGTCAACACGCCTCAGTCGTGCGTGTAGAGTCCCCCCACTAGATGTTGTCGTGGCGGTGCCCCAGTTCGAACTGCCGACGAAACGCGCCCGCAGCGCTTTGCCGGAGAAGATCCCGTTTAAAGACGCCGTTCTCTCGAGCAGTAAAGCAAATGTGCTCACGGCCGCACTCATCACAGGACGCTGGGATTTACTCGACGCAGCGATGTGCGATTTACTGCACCAACCGTATCGCGCCCAGTTTATACCGGGGATGACTGACATTCTCAATACAGCGCGGGATCACGGCGCGTTAGGAATCGCTTTAAGTGGGGCCGGTCCGACCCTGTTGGCCTTTACGCGTGAAAAAACAAAACTGACGCGCTATTTGAAGGACGCTTTCACCCGTTACGGTGTTCCGGTGAGCATTCTCCACCTGAAACCGTGGGATACAGGGGCTGTGGTCCGATTGACAGAACCTCGACAAACGTGTACAGTGTTGAGAAAACGAGATAACCGCCCGATCACAACATCTGAAGGAGCTTCTTCATGAAACGAAAGGCAGCTTATTTAGGACCGAAAGGCACGTTTACGCAAGAGGCTGCACAATATTTGTTACCTGCCAGCCAATATGAGTTTATTCCGTTTAAGACCATTCCGGATTGCATCAATGCCGTCGACAATAAATCCGTCGATCTCGGCGTCGTGCCGGTTGAAAACACGATAGAAGGGTCCGTGAACCTCACCCTCGACTGGCTCGTGCACCAAGTGGACATCCCGATAACAGGAGAACTTGTATACCCGATCTCGCAACACTTGCTCGTACATCAGTCGCAACGGGATCTTCCGCTTAAAGCGTTCGAAAAAATTTTGTCACACCCCCAAGCGGTCGCCCAGTGTCAGTTGTTTTTGCGCGAAAACTTGCCGCAAGCAGAGATTGAGTATGCCAACAGTACGGCTGAAGCAGCTCAGGTGATCAGTGAGCATCCGACAAAACCGTGGATTGCCATCGGAAACAAGTTGGCAAAAGATATTTATGAATTGAGTTTGCGCGCCGAATCAATTGAAGACAACGGAAACAACTTTACGCGTTTTATTGTCATCGGGCAAGAGTTGAAAAATGGAAGCCGAGATGTCCCCTATAAAACGAGTGTGCTCGTCACACTCCCGGAAGATTTTCCCGGAGCCCTTCATCAGGTGTTAGCCGTGTTCGCCTGGAGGAAAATTAACTTGACGCGCATCGAATCGCGTCCAACGAAAAAAGGACTAGGGAGCTATCACTTCTTCATCGATATTGCCATGGACGCCGAGAACGTTTTAATGCAAGGGGCTTTAGCAGAAATAGAGGCGCTGGGCTGTGGCATTCGTCTACTCGGATCTTATCCGTGTTTTGCCTACACCCAAAAGGCAAACTCTGTCACCCGTTGACAATCGGGATATGCACTCGTATAATTAACATTAAATTGATTGTATACGGATTAGGTAAACTGTCAGGAGGGTGCCTAGGGTTCCGTTTTGGTTAAACAAAAGTCTGGTCCGAGCGGCACCGACATCGGATTCCGATGTACACCGTGAGGATAAAAACCTCCAGCGGCAGGTTCTGACGCCAGAATCTGAGTCGGAGGGATTTTTTTTATTGTACTATTTGACAGAACATTACGACGGATTAATCGGAGGTGCTAAATGTGGAAGAGCGGTGGGTTTACATGGACGGGGAGTTTGTTAAAAAGGAAGAGGCACGTATCTCGGTATTTGATCACGGATTTTTGTATGGAGACGGAATCTTCGAAGGCATTCGCGTATACAACGGCAATATCTTTCGCTTAAGAGAGCACTTGGTGCGGTTATACGAATCGGCGAAGTCTATCTTGCTCGAAATCCCCCACACACTGGAAGAGATGGAAAAGCTCGTCGTCGAGGCCGTGCGCAAAAATAAACTGCGCGACGCCTACATTCGACTAGTCGTGTCCCGCGGGGTCGGCGACTTAGGACTGGACCCGACGAAATGCCATAAACCGAGTGTCGTGATCATCGTGGATCAAGTCACACTGTATGCGAAAGAGCTGTATGAAAACGGTCTGGAAATTGTAACCGTCCCGACACGGAGAAACGTCCCCGACGCATTGAATCCTAAAATTAAATCACTCAACTACTTAAATAATGTGTTGGTCAAAATAGAAGCGAACCGCGCCGGGGTAGGGGAAGCGTTAATGGTGAACGCTGACGGCTATGTGGCGGAATGTTCAGGGGACAACATTTTTACAGTCAAGCGAGGCGTCGTCTACACACCTCCCACCTACTTAGGGGCTTTGGAAGGTATTACGCGCCAGGCGATCATCGATATTTGTGACCGAGTCGGCTATACGGTGAAAGAAGAGCCGTTTACTCGCCATGACGTGTACGTTTCGGACGAAGTGTTTTTAACGGGGACGGCTGCCGAGGTGATCGCAGTGGTGAACGTGGATGGCCGAACAATTGGCAGTGGAAAACCGGGTCCAGTCACGCAGCACCTCTTGTCCGAATTTCGGAAATTAGTCGAGGTCGAAGGCGTGAAGGCGTTCGAGTCGATGACCCGGTCGGTGGGTTAGTCG includes the following:
- a CDS encoding homoserine kinase, translated to MPQFELPTKRARSALPEKIPFKDAVLSSSKANVLTAALITGRWDLLDAAMCDLLHQPYRAQFIPGMTDILNTARDHGALGIALSGAGPTLLAFTREKTKLTRYLKDAFTRYGVPVSILHLKPWDTGAVVRLTEPRQTCTVLRKRDNRPITTSEGASS
- a CDS encoding homoserine dehydrogenase, whose product is MDKQTVKVGLMGLGTVGTGVVRLIEGHQEDLRKQTGCNIVIEKILVQDKGKERNVSVPPEKLTDNPRDILHHKDIDVVIEVIGGIEAARTYVTEALLNEKHVVTANKDLMALHGVELLHVAEEQGCDLLYEASVAGGIPIIRTLVEGFASDRITKVVGIVNGTTNYILSKMSQEGATFAAVLKEAQQLGYAEADPTADVAGLDAARKMAILGTLAFRMNVSLEDVDVAGISSVTPEDIEYAKQLGYEMKLVGIAEDDDGTIDISVQPTMIPQEHPLASVNGVFNAVYVYGEAVGETMFYGPGAGELPTATAVVSDLVNVVKNMRLGVNGRGTVAPYREKRVKTAEQRYAKYFLRLHVADRAGVLAKITQLFAAHDISLEKVLQVPHNGGHEAEIVIVTHSASKDGFERVVEQMQQLDVVHDVKSSYRVEGSD
- a CDS encoding ACT domain-containing protein — encoded protein: MPDETFFLVRSDILPETMMKVVEAKELLETRQVETVGEAVKRVGLSRSAFYKYKDGIHPFNAMTKEKIVTVSMNLEHRSGVLSKVLSYVARVGGNVLTINQTIPLQGLANVAMSVDTVQMEQGMTQFLEGLQEVDGVRKAFVVGRSETL
- the thrC gene encoding threonine synthase, whose translation is MWQGLLRHYRSYLPLTDDTPLITLLEGNTPLIYAERLSDMLEAEVYFKFEGLNPTGSFKDRGMVMAVAKAMEEGSRTIMCASTGNTSASAAAYAARAGLRCIVLIPNKKIAVGKLAQAVIYGAEVIAIDGNFDQALKFVREITSSYPITLVNSVNPYRIEGQKTAAFEVCDALGEAPDILAIPVGNAGNIAAYWKGFKEYRERGKTDTLPKMWGFEAEGAAAITKGQVIEHPETVATAIRIGNPASWEKAAAAATESAGFIGMVSDEDILEAYRFMAAEEGVFAEPASAASVAGVLKQHREGKLQPGDRVVCVITGNGLKDPDTAIDAVSVTPKVVSGNLSEVLQAIGVERGDVDA
- the pheA gene encoding prephenate dehydratase; this encodes MKRKAAYLGPKGTFTQEAAQYLLPASQYEFIPFKTIPDCINAVDNKSVDLGVVPVENTIEGSVNLTLDWLVHQVDIPITGELVYPISQHLLVHQSQRDLPLKAFEKILSHPQAVAQCQLFLRENLPQAEIEYANSTAEAAQVISEHPTKPWIAIGNKLAKDIYELSLRAESIEDNGNNFTRFIVIGQELKNGSRDVPYKTSVLVTLPEDFPGALHQVLAVFAWRKINLTRIESRPTKKGLGSYHFFIDIAMDAENVLMQGALAEIEALGCGIRLLGSYPCFAYTQKANSVTR
- the ilvE gene encoding branched-chain-amino-acid transaminase — translated: MEERWVYMDGEFVKKEEARISVFDHGFLYGDGIFEGIRVYNGNIFRLREHLVRLYESAKSILLEIPHTLEEMEKLVVEAVRKNKLRDAYIRLVVSRGVGDLGLDPTKCHKPSVVIIVDQVTLYAKELYENGLEIVTVPTRRNVPDALNPKIKSLNYLNNVLVKIEANRAGVGEALMVNADGYVAECSGDNIFTVKRGVVYTPPTYLGALEGITRQAIIDICDRVGYTVKEEPFTRHDVYVSDEVFLTGTAAEVIAVVNVDGRTIGSGKPGPVTQHLLSEFRKLVEVEGVKAFESMTRSVG